A genomic stretch from Ureibacillus composti includes:
- a CDS encoding D-alanyl-D-alanine carboxypeptidase family protein, translating into MKRIVKFLVVVACSITVYFSVAQAASASYAVIDAETGRLLQGSNPHGQAPIASLTKMWTALIAIENSNLQDEVVISRDAVMSEGSSIYLEQGEKVPVETLLYGLMLRSGNDAAWALAEHAGGSVPGFVDLMNEKAMLYGLNQTYFTNPSGLHHDYHLSSAFDTAQMLRIAMENETFYKIASTINYKSSTKNGTTWQNKHRLLREQVGAVAGKTGFTKVAGRTLATYFEKDQKKVIVVTLNESNDWNVHKSLAQQVFAKYSLVTVAKKGKYKVTNNRSVNLEEPIQLLLTKQEQKELKNVLQISRNEDVNFGNWNIFLNDQRIFSKKVTLNK; encoded by the coding sequence TTGAAAAGAATTGTCAAATTCTTAGTTGTAGTTGCATGTTCGATCACTGTTTATTTCTCTGTTGCTCAAGCAGCGAGTGCATCATATGCAGTGATTGACGCTGAAACGGGACGTCTATTACAAGGAAGTAATCCACATGGACAAGCGCCAATTGCGAGTTTGACGAAAATGTGGACAGCACTAATTGCGATTGAAAACAGTAATCTTCAAGATGAGGTTGTCATTTCAAGGGATGCAGTAATGAGTGAAGGTTCTTCAATTTATTTAGAACAAGGTGAAAAGGTTCCGGTTGAGACGTTATTATACGGTCTAATGCTTCGTTCAGGTAATGATGCTGCGTGGGCACTTGCAGAGCATGCCGGAGGTTCAGTTCCTGGTTTTGTAGATTTAATGAATGAAAAGGCAATGCTTTATGGTCTAAATCAAACATATTTTACAAATCCTTCGGGGTTACATCATGATTATCATCTTTCATCGGCTTTCGATACAGCCCAAATGTTACGAATTGCGATGGAAAATGAAACGTTTTATAAGATAGCTTCAACGATTAATTATAAAAGTTCCACAAAAAATGGGACGACTTGGCAGAATAAACATCGTTTGTTAAGAGAACAAGTAGGAGCAGTTGCAGGGAAAACTGGTTTTACGAAAGTAGCTGGAAGAACACTCGCAACTTATTTTGAGAAGGATCAAAAGAAAGTCATCGTTGTTACATTAAATGAATCAAATGATTGGAATGTTCATAAGTCGCTTGCACAACAAGTATTTGCAAAGTATAGTCTTGTTACGGTTGCAAAAAAAGGGAAATATAAAGTGACGAACAATAGATCAGTGAATCTGGAAGAACCGATTCAATTATTATTAACTAAACAAGAACAGAAGGAACTAAAAAATGTCCTTCAGATTTCTCGTAATGAAGATGTTAACTTCGGGAATTGGAATATATTCTTGAATGATCAAAGAATTTTTTCAAAGAAGGTAACTTTAAATAAATAG
- a CDS encoding SigF/SigG family RNA polymerase sporulation sigma factor gives MRTIEQPSNVLLTQEEMRELIAKAQAGDVEARKQMIEGNTRLVWSIVQRFASRGVELEDLFQIGCIGLMKSVDKFDLSYDVKFSTYAVPMIIGEIQRFLRDDGMVKVSRSIRELNYKIRQATDEFMKTNEKPPSISELADILGVSKDEVLVATDAMRDPASLHEQLFESEGDSITLMDQMKDEKSELPFQYIPLKEVLTKLDKREQSIIYLRYYLDLTQTDIAERLGISQVQVSRLEKKILAQLKQWMDTNASRTTKKTVNK, from the coding sequence ATGAGGACAATCGAACAGCCGTCCAATGTTTTGTTGACACAGGAGGAGATGCGCGAGCTGATCGCAAAGGCTCAAGCAGGTGATGTTGAAGCAAGGAAACAAATGATTGAGGGCAATACGCGTCTCGTTTGGTCGATTGTTCAACGTTTTGCTTCACGAGGAGTCGAGCTCGAAGATTTATTTCAAATTGGATGTATCGGTTTAATGAAATCAGTTGATAAATTTGATTTATCGTATGATGTGAAATTTTCGACGTATGCTGTGCCTATGATTATTGGGGAAATCCAACGATTCTTACGAGATGATGGGATGGTGAAAGTGAGCCGTTCCATCCGTGAGTTGAATTATAAAATCCGTCAAGCAACCGACGAATTTATGAAGACCAATGAAAAGCCTCCTTCTATATCTGAATTAGCAGATATTCTAGGCGTTTCAAAGGATGAAGTGCTTGTTGCAACAGATGCCATGCGTGACCCGGCATCCTTGCACGAACAACTCTTTGAAAGTGAAGGCGATTCCATTACATTAATGGATCAAATGAAAGATGAAAAATCAGAACTACCATTTCAGTACATTCCATTGAAAGAAGTGCTGACAAAACTGGATAAGCGAGAACAATCCATTATCTATTTGCGGTACTACCTAGATTTAACTCAAACCGATATTGCAGAAAGACTCGGCATCTCTCAAGTTCAGGTATCACGGCTTGAGAAAAAAATACTAGCGCAATTAAAGCAATGGATGGATACTAATGCATCAAGAACGACAAAAAAGACGGTGAATAAATGA
- the spoIIAB gene encoding anti-sigma F factor — protein MDNEMTLSFLAISENESLARMAVTSFVAQLDPTIDELSEFKTIVSEAVSNAIIHGYDEDGKGVVTIHAVREGDVISVAVKDQGKGIFDVQKAREPLFTSKAEMERSGMGFTIMESFADDLQVESEPNIGTIVTFSKKFYSVRMPQIS, from the coding sequence ATGGATAACGAAATGACTCTTTCGTTTTTAGCAATTAGTGAAAATGAAAGTTTAGCGCGAATGGCAGTAACAAGTTTTGTGGCACAGCTAGATCCAACAATTGATGAACTTTCTGAGTTCAAAACAATCGTTTCTGAAGCAGTCTCAAATGCAATTATTCATGGATATGACGAAGATGGAAAAGGAGTCGTAACGATTCACGCTGTTCGTGAAGGCGATGTCATTTCTGTAGCTGTTAAAGATCAGGGCAAAGGGATCTTTGACGTACAAAAAGCTAGAGAACCCCTATTTACTTCGAAAGCTGAAATGGAACGCTCAGGTATGGGCTTTACAATTATGGAAAGCTTTGCGGATGACCTTCAAGTCGAATCTGAGCCAAACATTGGAACCATTGTTACTTTTTCGAAAAAATTTTATTCGGTAAGAATGCCACAGATTTCATAA
- the lysA gene encoding diaminopimelate decarboxylase: MHLYGTQNINKHGHLTIGGVDTIDLAKTYGTPLFVYDVDLIRQRAKGFIETFEKLGVKAEVAYASKAFSCIAMYQLAQEERLSLDVVSGGELFTAIKSGFPSERIHFHGNNKSYEEIVLAFDTKIGCIVVDNFYEIQLIKEISQEKQQTMKILLRVTPGVEAHTHDFITTGQADSKFGFDINNGQADRAFKEVVNDEYIELLGLHCHIGSQIFETDGFSLAAEKLMEKIGDWYKNYEFECKVLNLGGGFGIRYTEDDQPLEPQVYVEEMIKTVQAQISKLKLTMPEIWIEPGRSLVGDAGTSLYTIGSHKNVPGIRDYIAVDGGMSDNIRPALYDAKYEAVIANKVNEEKNSTYTVAGKLCESGDKLIVDATLQQANSGDTLAIFCTGAYGYSMASNYNRVPRPAVVFVESGEHQLVIQRESYENIIQNDLPLALKKGVKS; the protein is encoded by the coding sequence ATGCATTTATATGGAACTCAGAACATTAATAAACATGGACATTTAACGATTGGTGGGGTGGATACTATAGATCTTGCAAAGACCTATGGTACTCCACTATTCGTTTATGATGTCGATTTAATTCGCCAACGTGCAAAAGGATTTATTGAAACATTTGAAAAGCTTGGCGTAAAAGCAGAAGTTGCGTATGCGTCTAAGGCTTTTTCGTGTATCGCAATGTATCAACTTGCCCAAGAAGAACGTTTATCTCTTGATGTTGTATCAGGTGGGGAATTATTCACAGCCATTAAATCTGGATTCCCTAGTGAGCGAATTCACTTCCATGGAAATAATAAATCATATGAAGAAATCGTATTAGCCTTCGATACTAAAATTGGTTGTATTGTTGTTGATAATTTCTATGAAATTCAATTAATAAAAGAAATTTCACAAGAAAAACAACAAACAATGAAAATTTTACTACGAGTTACACCTGGTGTTGAAGCTCATACACATGACTTTATTACAACAGGTCAAGCGGATTCTAAATTCGGTTTTGATATAAATAATGGACAAGCAGATCGTGCGTTTAAGGAAGTAGTAAATGATGAATACATTGAACTGCTAGGTTTACATTGTCATATTGGTTCCCAAATTTTTGAAACAGATGGCTTTAGTTTAGCAGCAGAAAAATTGATGGAAAAAATCGGTGATTGGTATAAAAACTATGAGTTTGAATGTAAAGTGTTAAACCTTGGTGGTGGCTTTGGTATTCGTTATACTGAAGACGACCAACCTCTAGAACCACAAGTATATGTTGAAGAAATGATCAAAACTGTACAAGCTCAAATCTCTAAGCTAAAATTAACTATGCCAGAAATTTGGATTGAACCTGGTCGTTCACTTGTTGGGGATGCTGGTACTTCACTTTATACAATTGGTTCTCATAAAAATGTTCCTGGCATTCGTGATTACATTGCAGTTGATGGTGGGATGAGTGATAATATTCGCCCAGCACTTTATGATGCTAAATATGAAGCTGTTATTGCGAACAAAGTAAATGAAGAGAAAAATAGTACATACACTGTTGCAGGGAAACTATGCGAGTCTGGTGATAAATTAATTGTTGATGCGACTTTACAACAAGCGAATTCAGGCGATACATTAGCCATTTTCTGTACAGGAGCATATGGATATTCAATGGCGTCAAATTATAACCGAGTACCTAGACCAGCTGTTGTCTTTGTAGAATCAGGTGAACACCAATTAGTAATACAAAGAGAATCTTATGAAAATATCATCCAAAATGATCTTCCACTAGCTCTGAAAAAAGGTGTGAAATCATGA
- a CDS encoding DUF309 domain-containing protein: MHPLFHPLFVNYCTYFNGNQDYFECHEVLEEYWKEVAPGEKKHPLVGYVQLATGMYHWRRNNRNGAIRILIKAYENFIDNKNSLYFQLIDYQDLCKQCINSISAIEENMPFQPFQLIVLDDSLKQLVEKEIIELPTVEDNYLVHKHMLRDRSDILLAREMKIKSNKLK, translated from the coding sequence ATGCATCCATTGTTTCACCCGTTATTTGTCAATTATTGTACATATTTTAATGGTAACCAAGATTATTTCGAATGCCACGAAGTACTAGAGGAATACTGGAAGGAAGTTGCACCTGGCGAAAAAAAACATCCCTTAGTAGGGTATGTACAACTTGCAACTGGAATGTATCACTGGCGAAGAAACAATCGTAATGGAGCCATACGGATTCTAATAAAAGCCTATGAAAATTTCATAGATAATAAAAACTCTTTATATTTCCAGCTAATTGATTACCAAGATTTATGTAAGCAATGTATTAATAGTATTTCTGCAATCGAAGAAAATATGCCTTTTCAACCGTTTCAACTAATTGTCTTAGATGATTCTTTAAAACAATTAGTTGAAAAGGAAATAATTGAACTTCCTACGGTTGAAGACAATTATCTAGTTCATAAACATATGCTTCGTGATCGTAGTGATATTCTATTAGCTCGTGAAATGAAAATAAAGTCTAATAAATTAAAATAG
- the scpB gene encoding SMC-Scp complex subunit ScpB, with translation MSKIEALLFVVGDDGLTVKQLSQLLEVDEIDIEAGLSELETNYTESEERGITLKNLAGTYQLTTKPAFADTIKKLVENPTSHVLSSASLEVLAIIAYKQPITRAEVEDLRGVKSERPIQTLISRALVQEVGRAERTGRAILYGTTKEFLNYFGLEDIKDLPPLPEGESIEDNQETDLFMTKFQEAFSNEEQNN, from the coding sequence ATGAGTAAAATTGAAGCATTACTTTTTGTTGTTGGGGATGATGGTTTAACAGTTAAACAGCTCTCTCAATTACTAGAAGTAGATGAAATAGATATAGAAGCAGGTTTAAGTGAGCTCGAAACGAATTATACTGAATCAGAAGAGCGTGGTATAACATTGAAAAATTTGGCCGGTACGTATCAACTGACTACCAAACCTGCCTTCGCTGACACGATTAAAAAGCTTGTAGAAAATCCAACAAGCCATGTACTTTCATCTGCATCCCTTGAAGTACTAGCCATTATTGCGTATAAGCAACCAATAACAAGAGCAGAGGTTGAGGATCTGCGTGGTGTAAAGAGTGAACGTCCAATCCAAACCCTTATCTCACGTGCGCTTGTTCAAGAAGTTGGACGAGCAGAAAGAACAGGGCGGGCCATACTTTATGGTACAACAAAGGAGTTTCTTAATTATTTCGGATTAGAGGATATTAAGGATCTACCGCCACTACCTGAAGGAGAATCGATTGAAGACAACCAGGAAACTGATTTATTTATGACGAAATTCCAAGAAGCATTTAGTAACGAAGAACAAAACAATTAA
- a CDS encoding spore germination protein — translation MTNRIFASIDEAKDYFYSNFGKDVSYDVLIKEIYVRKLPVLCVYISGLIDANTLTIQLTPLLHEDDAEIDIENEDEYFDAKFNFYGKSEPKDKEEFMLGVLSGTVGFITLNGFGYLMELRNYPGRQPMEPDNEKVIRGSRDGFAENIILNTALIRRRIRSPQLRCELHKITDIGHTDVSIVYMNDLVNEKHLKWLKKRLDEIKHDGLTMSDKSLEEWLFKQKFHPLPFVRYSERPDIVSAHLLEGHIAVIVDTSPSVIIIPVTLFHLMQHAEEYRQAPLVGTMIRFLRYFATVMSLVLLPLWYLLATNEQYLPKGLDFIGVKEESSIPLFVQIIIADFGLDYLRIAAIHTPTPLSTAMGLVAGIIIGQIAIDVGLFSPEIILYTAVAAIFTFSIPTFELGVAIKFFRLFILFATVAFNISGFFISVFIIFSYLLTIRPMNVPYLWPFIPFFPKAFARVMIRFPMADDALRPYIVGAKKRKRA, via the coding sequence ATGACGAACAGAATTTTTGCATCTATAGACGAAGCAAAAGATTATTTTTACAGTAATTTTGGAAAAGATGTATCGTATGATGTTCTAATTAAAGAAATTTACGTTAGAAAGCTACCTGTATTATGTGTATATATAAGTGGGTTAATTGATGCAAATACATTAACGATCCAATTAACCCCACTTTTACATGAAGATGATGCTGAAATTGATATCGAAAATGAAGATGAATATTTTGATGCGAAGTTCAATTTCTACGGAAAATCAGAGCCTAAAGACAAAGAAGAATTTATGCTGGGTGTTTTAAGTGGAACGGTAGGGTTCATCACACTAAATGGCTTTGGATACTTAATGGAGTTACGAAACTATCCTGGTCGCCAGCCAATGGAACCAGATAATGAGAAAGTTATTCGTGGTTCACGAGATGGTTTTGCAGAAAATATCATCCTCAATACTGCGTTAATTCGACGTCGTATACGAAGTCCACAATTGCGTTGCGAACTTCATAAAATAACAGATATAGGTCATACAGATGTTTCTATTGTCTATATGAATGATCTTGTCAATGAGAAACATTTAAAATGGCTAAAGAAGCGTCTGGATGAAATAAAACATGATGGTTTGACCATGTCGGATAAGTCTCTGGAGGAATGGCTTTTTAAACAAAAATTCCATCCTCTTCCTTTTGTTCGATATTCAGAAAGACCGGATATTGTGTCGGCGCATTTATTAGAAGGACATATTGCCGTGATAGTGGATACGTCACCGTCCGTCATTATCATACCTGTTACTTTGTTTCATTTAATGCAACACGCAGAAGAATATCGCCAAGCGCCACTAGTTGGTACGATGATCCGCTTCTTGCGTTATTTTGCAACAGTCATGAGTTTGGTATTATTACCACTTTGGTATTTACTAGCCACCAATGAGCAATATCTTCCCAAAGGACTAGATTTTATTGGTGTGAAAGAAGAGTCCTCTATACCTCTATTTGTGCAAATAATCATTGCGGATTTTGGACTAGACTATCTACGAATTGCTGCAATCCATACACCAACCCCACTTTCTACTGCTATGGGGTTAGTAGCCGGTATTATTATCGGACAAATCGCAATTGATGTTGGGTTATTCTCCCCTGAAATCATTTTGTATACTGCTGTTGCGGCAATCTTCACTTTCTCTATTCCAACATTTGAATTAGGCGTTGCCATTAAGTTCTTTAGATTGTTTATACTTTTTGCTACCGTTGCATTTAATATTAGTGGATTCTTCATTTCAGTATTTATTATTTTCTCTTATTTATTAACAATTCGACCGATGAATGTTCCGTATTTGTGGCCATTTATTCCTTTCTTCCCGAAAGCGTTTGCCCGAGTCATGATTCGATTCCCAATGGCGGATGATGCATTACGGCCCTATATTGTTGGTGCAAAAAAGAGAAAACGTGCATAG
- a CDS encoding segregation/condensation protein A, with translation MYEVKLDAFTGPLDLLLHLIHRLEIDIYDIPMAELTAQYIDHIHAMKELELNEASEYLVMAATLLAIKSRMLLPIHEGEMEDAEFEVDGPDPREELVTKLIEYKKYKEAASQLKLLESDRSQVYTRPPSDLSDYTPDEQLSLFDANVNVFDMLSAFQKLLRRKQLKKPLQTRISRKEISVKDQMISVIDSLKSRGGRTTFADLFPYEDKSTLIVTFLSILELMKRQIVFVEQENNFEDLTVILQKEVTPGELEQFDE, from the coding sequence ATGTATGAAGTAAAATTAGATGCCTTTACGGGCCCGCTTGATTTATTATTGCATTTAATACATCGCTTGGAAATTGATATTTATGATATTCCAATGGCAGAATTAACTGCACAATATATTGATCATATCCATGCAATGAAAGAATTAGAATTAAATGAAGCAAGTGAATATTTAGTTATGGCAGCAACGTTGTTAGCCATTAAAAGCCGAATGCTCCTTCCGATTCATGAAGGAGAAATGGAAGATGCTGAATTTGAAGTGGATGGGCCTGACCCACGGGAAGAGTTGGTAACAAAATTAATTGAATACAAAAAATATAAGGAGGCAGCATCACAATTAAAATTATTAGAATCTGATCGATCTCAAGTGTATACTCGTCCACCATCTGATTTATCAGATTATACACCAGATGAACAGCTGTCTCTTTTTGATGCAAATGTAAATGTATTTGATATGTTAAGCGCTTTTCAAAAGTTGCTACGCCGGAAGCAATTGAAAAAACCTTTACAGACTAGAATTTCAAGAAAAGAAATCTCAGTAAAAGATCAAATGATTTCTGTCATTGATTCATTAAAATCACGTGGTGGTAGGACAACTTTTGCAGATTTATTTCCTTACGAAGATAAGTCAACACTAATCGTCACGTTTTTATCTATTCTTGAACTAATGAAACGCCAAATCGTTTTTGTAGAACAAGAAAATAACTTCGAAGACCTAACAGTTATTTTACAGAAGGAGGTTACTCCGGGTGAACTCGAACAATTTGATGAGTAA
- the spoIIAA gene encoding anti-sigma F factor antagonist gives MNYEINMHTNDIVVIRLFGELDHHEAERIRTDISRTILQGNLQTIIWNLERLNFMDSSGIGLILGRMRELTAVNGQTIILNPSNTMKKIFQFSGLGNFMFEGTEEEAILSARGIVNG, from the coding sequence ATGAATTACGAAATTAATATGCACACAAACGACATAGTAGTGATTAGGCTTTTCGGTGAATTAGATCATCATGAAGCTGAAAGAATTCGCACTGACATTTCTCGAACAATTTTACAAGGGAACTTACAAACGATTATTTGGAACCTAGAAAGATTAAATTTCATGGATAGTTCTGGGATTGGTCTGATTTTAGGGCGCATGAGAGAGTTGACTGCAGTAAATGGCCAAACCATTATATTAAATCCGTCCAATACAATGAAAAAAATATTCCAGTTTTCAGGTCTTGGTAATTTTATGTTTGAGGGAACTGAAGAAGAAGCAATTTTGTCAGCAAGGGGGATTGTGAATGGATAA
- a CDS encoding GNAT family N-acetyltransferase, producing the protein MLVRYKKSLEKIAMGLLSFMPQEKDVKRLMETIQTYEQEDNWQLYLWKKNEEFVGIVGILAQDHVATIQHITVVPSYRGEGCAIDMLKQLLKTGQFTEIKANDETAPFIQKCLPNLEDCDCR; encoded by the coding sequence ATGTTAGTACGCTATAAAAAATCTTTAGAAAAAATAGCCATGGGATTGCTTTCGTTCATGCCGCAAGAAAAGGACGTTAAGCGATTAATGGAGACAATTCAAACATATGAACAAGAAGATAATTGGCAATTGTATTTATGGAAAAAGAACGAAGAATTTGTCGGGATTGTGGGGATTCTAGCACAAGATCATGTTGCAACGATCCAACACATCACAGTTGTTCCTTCTTATCGAGGAGAAGGTTGTGCAATAGATATGTTAAAACAATTGCTTAAGACCGGTCAATTTACTGAAATTAAGGCAAATGACGAAACAGCTCCTTTTATCCAAAAATGTCTTCCAAATTTAGAGGATTGTGATTGTCGATAG